GAGCAAAAAGCATGAGGCAGAGAATAAGGATTCTTTTCATGGCGCTACTCCAGGATATCTTTGATAATGTCCTTGGATTTAATGCCTTCCGCTTCGGCAGCGAAAGAAACGAGAATGCGATGAGTGAGTACCGGCTCTGCCACGGCGCGAACGTCATCTTCGGCGGGAGTGAGCCTGCCGTCGAGAGCGGCTTTGGCTTTGGCGGCAATGATCAGATATTGTGAAGCGCGAGGTCCGGCACCCCATGAAACCCATTTTTGGATGCTTTTTTCGGCTTCCGGATTGCTGGGACGCGTCCTGCGAACGAGTTTGACGGCATATTCGAGCACGTGTTGGCTCAAGGGCATACTGCGCACTGCGTTTTGATACTCGATGATCTGGGAAGCGGATAAAAGGGGACTGGGACTGTCCAATTCTGCGCCGGTGGTGCTTTTAACTATCTGCAGTTCTTCATCATAGCTGGGATAATCGATGTTGATATAGAGCATAAAACGGTCAAGCTGAGCCTCGGGCAAAGGATAGGTGCCTTCCTGCTCAATCGGGTTTTGGGTCGCCATCACGATGAAGGGCAGATCGAGCTGCCAAGTGTTGTTTCCGCTGCTGACGTGATATTCCTGCATCGCTTGTAAAAGCGCGGCTTGGGTCTTGGGGGGTGTGCGGTTGATTTCGTCCGCCAGGATGATATTGGCAAAGATGGGTCCCTTGATATATTGAAACTGTTTCATGTCTCCGCCGGCGCTGGAGATCAGGATGTCCGACCCTGTGATGTCCGAAGGCATCAAATCTGGGGTGAACTGGATCCTGCCAAACGAGAGATTCAGCGCCTTGGCGATCGTCGAAATTAATAATGTTTTGGCAAGCCCGGGAACGCCTTCGATGAGCATATGCCCGTTGCCGAAAAGCCCCCAGAGCACTTGCTCGACGACCCTGTCCT
This is a stretch of genomic DNA from Candidatus Cloacimonadaceae bacterium. It encodes these proteins:
- a CDS encoding MoxR family ATPase, translating into MNSDLMVQRIGELKDVKQNLLAQIRKTIIGQDRVVEQVLWGLFGNGHMLIEGVPGLAKTLLISTIAKALNLSFGRIQFTPDLMPSDITGSDILISSAGGDMKQFQYIKGPIFANIILADEINRTPPKTQAALLQAMQEYHVSSGNNTWQLDLPFIVMATQNPIEQEGTYPLPEAQLDRFMLYINIDYPSYDEELQIVKSTTGAELDSPSPLLSASQIIEYQNAVRSMPLSQHVLEYAVKLVRRTRPSNPEAEKSIQKWVSWGAGPRASQYLIIAAKAKAALDGRLTPAEDDVRAVAEPVLTHRILVSFAAEAEGIKSKDIIKDILE